Proteins from one Bradyrhizobium roseum genomic window:
- a CDS encoding c-type cytochrome yields the protein MRKRILALAFASIAFSASAETIEQRIAPCLACHGEKGQSVTENTPSLGGQQAPYTLIQLFMFREKLRTFAPMNEMAKPLTDDDLRLFSDFIAGIPKPAPPAEAGDPVRMQLGQALVQQHRCDACHNPDLSGKENVPRIANQREDYLAKTLAEYKDNSRHGYDGSMADVMGPITPDQIADLAYFIARIR from the coding sequence ATGCGAAAACGAATCCTGGCTTTGGCGTTCGCCTCCATCGCCTTTTCCGCCAGCGCCGAAACCATCGAACAGCGCATCGCGCCGTGTCTCGCCTGTCACGGCGAGAAGGGCCAGTCCGTGACCGAGAACACCCCTTCGCTCGGCGGCCAGCAGGCGCCTTACACGCTGATCCAGCTCTTCATGTTTCGCGAGAAGCTGCGTACCTTTGCCCCAATGAACGAGATGGCGAAGCCGCTGACCGACGACGATCTCCGCCTCTTTTCCGACTTCATCGCCGGCATACCAAAGCCCGCACCGCCCGCGGAGGCCGGCGATCCCGTACGGATGCAGCTCGGTCAGGCACTGGTGCAGCAGCACCGCTGCGACGCCTGCCACAATCCGGATTTGTCGGGCAAGGAGAACGTCCCGCGCATCGCCAATCAGCGCGAGGACTACCTTGCCAAGACCCTTGCCGAGTACAAGGACAACAGCCGCCATGGCTACGACGGCAGCATGGCGGACGTGATGGGCCCGATCACACCGGACCAGATCGCCGATCTCGCCTATTTCATCGCCCGCATACGCTAA
- a CDS encoding amidase family protein has protein sequence MQDLWRLSAAEMASLIRSKKVSAREAATSALARLDAVNPKINAVVDHRPEDVLAQAAAVDAAIGRGEDPGPLGGVPVTVKVNIDQQGFATTNGLKLQRDTIAKTNNPVVDNLRKSGAVILGRTNCPAFSYRWFTTNLIHGDTKNPRDPSITPGGSSGGAGAAVAAGIGHIAHGTDIAGSIRYPAYACGVHGLRPTLGRIAAYNAALPERPIGPQISAVSGPLARTIGDIRIALAAMSAKDYRDPWWVPAPLEGPAMPKRVAMCLNPDGLDPVPEVRAAVADAGKRLERAGWIVEEITDTPPLREAADLQTKLWLGDGYDAQLEMAEREGDPGALACLRGNRTKVHPFDLSKALTRRLTLTREWLAFFENYAVLLMPVSGELPFPDHLDRKDEASFARVWHAQLPQIAIPFMGLPGLTVSTGLVGRVPVGVQLVSGRYREDLCLAAGEAIEAGGTPSAAIDPAD, from the coding sequence ATGCAGGACCTCTGGCGCCTGTCGGCTGCCGAAATGGCTTCGCTGATCCGTTCGAAGAAAGTCTCGGCCAGGGAAGCGGCCACCTCGGCGCTGGCGCGGCTGGACGCGGTCAATCCGAAGATCAACGCCGTGGTGGACCACAGGCCTGAAGACGTGCTGGCGCAGGCTGCCGCCGTTGATGCCGCGATCGGGCGCGGCGAAGATCCGGGTCCGCTCGGCGGCGTGCCTGTCACGGTAAAGGTCAACATCGACCAGCAGGGCTTTGCCACCACCAACGGGCTCAAGCTGCAGCGCGATACCATCGCGAAAACCAACAACCCGGTGGTCGACAACCTGCGCAAATCCGGCGCCGTCATTCTGGGACGGACCAACTGCCCGGCCTTCTCCTATCGCTGGTTCACCACCAACCTCATCCATGGCGACACCAAAAACCCGCGCGATCCCTCCATCACCCCGGGCGGTTCGTCCGGTGGCGCGGGAGCTGCGGTCGCGGCCGGCATTGGGCATATCGCGCACGGTACCGACATTGCGGGATCGATCCGCTATCCAGCTTACGCCTGCGGCGTGCATGGCCTGCGGCCGACCCTGGGCCGCATCGCAGCGTACAACGCCGCGCTCCCTGAACGGCCGATCGGGCCACAGATCAGCGCCGTTTCGGGGCCCCTGGCGCGCACGATCGGCGATATCAGGATCGCGCTGGCGGCGATGTCGGCGAAGGATTATCGCGATCCGTGGTGGGTGCCGGCGCCGCTCGAAGGGCCGGCGATGCCCAAGCGCGTCGCGATGTGCCTCAACCCTGACGGGCTCGATCCTGTGCCCGAGGTGAGGGCGGCCGTTGCGGATGCCGGCAAGCGGTTGGAGCGCGCCGGCTGGATCGTCGAGGAAATCACCGATACGCCGCCGCTGCGCGAGGCTGCCGATCTGCAAACCAAACTCTGGCTCGGCGATGGCTACGATGCGCAGTTGGAAATGGCCGAGCGCGAAGGCGATCCCGGCGCGCTGGCCTGCCTGCGCGGCAACCGCACCAAGGTGCACCCGTTCGACCTGTCGAAGGCGCTGACGCGGCGTCTGACGCTGACCCGCGAATGGCTGGCGTTTTTCGAAAACTATGCGGTGTTGCTGATGCCGGTCTCCGGCGAATTGCCGTTTCCCGATCATCTCGACCGCAAGGACGAAGCGTCGTTTGCGCGCGTCTGGCATGCCCAATTGCCGCAGATCGCCATTCCCTTCATGGGCCTTCCCGGGCTAACGGTTTCGACTGGACTGGTCGGGCGCGTGCCCGTCGGCGTGCAACTGGTTTCCGGCCGTTACCGCGAGGATTTGTGCCTTGCTGCCGGCGAGGCGATCGAGGCCGGCGGAACCCCGTCGGCGGCGATCGATCCGGCGGATTGA
- a CDS encoding glutathione peroxidase — protein sequence MAGVYDFTAQSLAGEDVPLTRFEGQVLLIVNTASACGFTPQYKGLEQLHRDFAARGFAVLGFPCNQFGGQEPGDARQIAEFCETKYDVTFPMFAKVDVNGSQMHPLFNYLKNEKSGLLGSSIKWNFTKFLVDRSGRVVGRYAPTATPDGMRKDIEALL from the coding sequence ATGGCAGGCGTTTACGATTTCACGGCGCAGTCGCTGGCCGGCGAAGATGTGCCGCTGACGCGGTTCGAAGGGCAGGTGCTGTTGATCGTCAACACGGCGAGCGCCTGCGGGTTCACGCCGCAGTACAAGGGACTGGAGCAATTGCATCGCGATTTCGCAGCCCGCGGCTTTGCGGTGCTCGGCTTTCCCTGCAACCAATTTGGTGGGCAGGAGCCCGGCGACGCCAGACAGATCGCAGAATTCTGTGAGACCAAATATGACGTGACGTTTCCGATGTTCGCGAAGGTCGATGTCAACGGCAGCCAAATGCATCCGTTGTTCAACTATCTAAAGAACGAGAAATCGGGATTGCTGGGTTCGTCGATCAAATGGAATTTCACCAAGTTCCTGGTCGACCGGTCGGGCAGGGTGGTCGGTCGTTACGCGCCGACCGCGACACCCGACGGTATGAGAAAAGACATCGAGGCACTGTTATGA
- a CDS encoding DUF3297 family protein, giving the protein MNETNKAMNNEFPDRLSVDPKSPHYNAEILARDVGIRFKGAEKTNVEEYCISEGWVRVTAGNAKDRYGNPLTIKVHGPVEPYYRDTPKS; this is encoded by the coding sequence ATGAACGAGACCAACAAAGCGATGAACAATGAATTTCCGGACCGTCTTTCGGTCGATCCGAAGAGCCCGCACTACAACGCCGAGATCCTCGCGCGGGACGTCGGCATCCGTTTCAAGGGCGCCGAGAAGACCAATGTCGAGGAATATTGCATCAGCGAGGGCTGGGTGCGTGTCACCGCGGGCAATGCCAAGGACCGCTATGGCAATCCACTGACCATCAAGGTGCACGGCCCGGTGGAACCGTATTACCGCGATACGCCGAAGTCTTGA
- a CDS encoding mandelate racemase/muconate lactonizing enzyme family protein, with product MTVRIVDVCEITKPISSPIRNAYIDFTKMTTSLVAVVTDAVRDGKRVVGYGFNSNGRYGQGGLIRERFAPRLKEADPKTLLDASGGNLDPDKVWAAMMSNEKPGGHGERSVAVGTIDMAVWDAVAKIAGKPLFRLLAERHGRQANPRVFVYAAGGYYYPGKDLSALRGEMRGYLDRGYNVVKMKIGGAPIAEDRERVEAVLKEIGRDAQLAVDANGRFDLETAIAYAKMLREYPLFWYEEAGDPLDFALQAALAEFYPAAMATGENLFSHQDARNLIRHGGMRPDRDWLQFDCALSYGLCEYQRTLAVLKTHGWSPARCIPHGGHQMSLNIAAGLGLGGNESYPDLFQPYGGFPDGVRVENGHITMPDLPGIGFEGKSDLYREMKALAA from the coding sequence ATGACTGTCCGCATCGTCGACGTCTGCGAAATCACAAAGCCGATCTCCTCGCCGATCCGCAACGCCTATATCGACTTCACCAAGATGACGACGAGCCTGGTTGCCGTCGTCACCGACGCTGTGCGCGACGGCAAGCGCGTGGTCGGCTACGGCTTCAATTCCAACGGCCGCTACGGACAGGGCGGGCTGATCCGCGAGCGCTTTGCGCCGCGGCTGAAGGAAGCTGATCCGAAGACATTGCTCGACGCCAGCGGCGGCAATCTCGATCCGGACAAGGTCTGGGCCGCCATGATGTCGAATGAAAAGCCCGGCGGCCATGGCGAGCGCTCGGTCGCAGTCGGCACCATCGACATGGCGGTGTGGGATGCGGTGGCGAAGATCGCGGGAAAACCGCTATTCCGATTGCTCGCCGAGCGCCACGGCCGGCAGGCCAATCCGCGCGTGTTCGTCTATGCCGCCGGCGGCTATTATTACCCGGGTAAGGATCTGTCGGCGCTGCGCGGCGAAATGCGCGGCTATCTCGACCGCGGCTACAACGTCGTGAAGATGAAGATCGGCGGCGCGCCGATCGCCGAAGACCGCGAGCGCGTCGAGGCGGTGCTGAAGGAGATCGGCCGGGACGCGCAACTCGCCGTCGACGCCAATGGCCGCTTCGACCTGGAGACCGCAATCGCGTACGCTAAAATGCTGCGGGAATATCCGCTGTTCTGGTACGAGGAGGCTGGCGATCCTCTCGACTTCGCGCTGCAGGCGGCGTTGGCCGAATTCTATCCAGCAGCCATGGCGACCGGCGAGAATCTGTTCAGCCACCAGGACGCCAGGAACCTGATCCGTCATGGCGGCATGCGCCCCGATCGCGACTGGCTGCAGTTCGATTGCGCGCTGTCCTACGGCCTGTGCGAGTACCAGCGCACGCTGGCGGTGTTGAAGACCCACGGCTGGTCGCCCGCCCGCTGCATCCCCCATGGTGGCCACCAGATGTCGCTCAATATCGCGGCCGGCCTCGGCCTTGGCGGCAATGAGAGCTATCCTGATTTATTCCAGCCCTACGGTGGTTTTCCGGACGGTGTTCGCGTCGAGAACGGCCACATCACCATGCCCGACCTGCCGGGCATCGGATTCGAGGGCAAATCCGACCTCTACAGGGAGATGAAGGCGCTGGCGGCATAG
- the serA gene encoding phosphoglycerate dehydrogenase: MATQLPRLSLAKDKIRVLLLEGVNDSAVQLIEAAGYSNMTRLPKALEGDAFREAIKGVHLLGIRSRTQITPDVLDAADRLIAIGCFSVGTNQVDLDAARRSGIPVFNAPFSNTRSVAELVIGEIVMLLRRIMARSNAAHEGRWDKSADDSYEVRGKTLGIIGYGNIGSQLSNLAEALGMRVIFYDHTDKLRHGNTEPTASMHELLAQSDVVSLHVPETAATHGMIGREEIRAMKHGAYFINNSRGTVVDLEALAEALRENRLRGAAVDVFPVEPRSNADRFVTPLQGLENVILTPHIGGSTEEAQERIGAEVARKLVDYSDSGSTMGAVNFPQVQLPPRPAGTRFIQVQRNLPGMLGRLNEVLARHAVNIAAQYYETAHDVGYVVLDADASAADGERVLADIRALEGTIRARLLYEYKI; this comes from the coding sequence TTGGCCACCCAGCTTCCCCGCCTCTCGCTTGCCAAGGACAAGATTCGGGTCTTGCTCCTTGAAGGCGTCAACGACAGCGCCGTGCAGTTGATCGAGGCCGCCGGCTATTCCAACATGACGCGCCTGCCCAAGGCGCTCGAAGGCGATGCCTTCAGGGAGGCCATCAAGGGCGTGCATCTGCTCGGGATCCGCTCGCGCACGCAGATCACCCCGGACGTTCTCGACGCCGCGGACCGCCTGATCGCGATCGGCTGTTTCAGCGTCGGCACCAATCAGGTGGACCTCGACGCTGCGCGCCGCAGCGGCATCCCGGTGTTTAACGCGCCGTTCTCCAACACGCGCAGCGTGGCCGAACTCGTGATCGGCGAGATCGTCATGCTGCTGCGCCGGATTATGGCGCGCTCCAACGCCGCCCATGAGGGGCGCTGGGACAAGTCGGCTGACGACAGCTACGAGGTGCGGGGCAAGACGCTCGGCATCATCGGCTACGGCAATATCGGCTCGCAGCTCTCCAACCTTGCGGAAGCGCTGGGCATGCGGGTGATCTTCTACGATCACACCGACAAGCTCCGCCACGGCAACACCGAGCCGACCGCGAGCATGCACGAGCTCTTGGCGCAAAGCGACGTCGTCAGCTTGCACGTGCCGGAAACCGCCGCCACCCATGGGATGATTGGGCGCGAGGAGATCCGCGCGATGAAGCACGGGGCGTATTTCATCAACAACAGCCGCGGCACGGTCGTGGACCTCGAGGCGCTCGCCGAGGCGCTGCGCGAAAACAGGCTTCGGGGCGCTGCGGTCGACGTCTTTCCGGTCGAGCCGCGCTCGAATGCGGATCGCTTCGTCACGCCGCTGCAGGGGCTGGAGAACGTCATTTTGACGCCGCATATCGGCGGTTCGACGGAGGAGGCGCAGGAGCGCATTGGCGCCGAAGTCGCGCGCAAGCTGGTCGATTACAGCGATTCCGGCTCGACGATGGGCGCCGTGAACTTCCCGCAGGTCCAGCTGCCGCCGCGGCCGGCCGGCACGCGCTTTATCCAGGTGCAGCGTAACCTGCCGGGCATGCTCGGCCGTCTCAACGAAGTGCTGGCGCGCCACGCCGTCAATATCGCCGCGCAATATTACGAGACCGCCCACGACGTCGGCTACGTGGTGCTTGACGCCGACGCGTCGGCCGCCGACGGCGAGCGCGTGCTCGCCGACATCAGGGCGCTGGAAGGCACCATCCGCGCCCGCCTGCTCTACGAGTACAAGATCTGA
- a CDS encoding malonyl-CoA decarboxylase, with protein MANAFFSDLLATISERGRTLLRRGEPSVVRQDASELLDLCKALLSGRGEASGTAMARDVLDQYHDLDAAGRLTFFEGLARDFGPDREKLSQAIESWRSQPNDSDASDVHFASEPQRQELMRRLNRAPGGTSDLVAMRADLLAAMKGNKDLAALDRDVVHLLSSWFNRGFLVLRRIDWSTPANILEQIIRYEAVHAIHDWADLRRRIDPVDRRCYAFFHPQLNDEPLIFVEVALTETIPTAIGPLLAAERQPVPIERARTAVFYSISNTQKGLGGISFGSFLIKQVVEELRRELPKLDTFITLSPVPGFMQWLKQADDVPVTDEERTLLENLDKPDWFENPELTAQLRAVVEPLAAHYFLKARTSKGRLIDSVARFHIGNGARLEKIDWLGDLSPKGLRESAGIMVNYLYRLEDIEKNHEAYANQGEIAASSTVKKMLKTEGRRLLDMRLSLTGE; from the coding sequence ATGGCCAACGCCTTCTTCTCCGACCTCCTCGCGACGATATCAGAACGGGGCCGCACACTGCTTCGGCGAGGCGAGCCATCCGTTGTCCGGCAGGACGCCTCCGAACTGCTCGACCTCTGCAAGGCGCTATTGTCGGGCCGTGGCGAAGCCTCCGGCACCGCGATGGCGCGCGACGTGCTCGACCAATACCACGACCTCGACGCCGCCGGCCGGCTGACCTTCTTCGAAGGTCTGGCGCGCGATTTCGGTCCCGACCGGGAAAAGCTGTCACAGGCGATCGAGAGCTGGCGCAGCCAGCCGAACGACTCTGACGCGAGCGACGTTCACTTTGCCTCCGAGCCGCAGCGGCAGGAACTGATGCGCCGGCTCAACCGCGCACCCGGCGGCACCAGCGACCTGGTGGCCATGCGCGCCGACCTGCTTGCCGCGATGAAGGGCAACAAGGATCTGGCCGCGCTCGACCGCGACGTCGTGCATCTGCTTTCTTCCTGGTTCAACAGGGGTTTTCTCGTGCTACGCAGGATCGATTGGTCGACGCCAGCCAACATTCTGGAACAGATCATTCGTTACGAGGCGGTGCACGCGATCCACGACTGGGCCGATCTACGACGCCGTATCGACCCGGTCGACCGACGCTGCTACGCCTTCTTTCATCCACAGCTTAACGACGAGCCGCTGATCTTCGTCGAGGTCGCGCTCACCGAGACGATCCCGACCGCGATCGGCCCCCTGCTCGCCGCCGAGCGCCAGCCGGTGCCGATCGAACGGGCGCGCACCGCCGTGTTCTATTCGATCTCGAATACGCAAAAGGGCCTTGGCGGCATTTCGTTCGGCAGCTTCCTGATCAAGCAGGTGGTCGAGGAATTGCGTCGCGAACTGCCAAAGCTCGACACCTTCATCACGCTGTCACCGGTGCCGGGCTTCATGCAATGGCTGAAACAGGCCGACGATGTTCCGGTTACCGACGAGGAACGCACGCTGCTGGAAAATCTCGACAAGCCGGACTGGTTCGAGAATCCGGAACTGACCGCGCAATTGCGCGCCGTGGTCGAGCCGCTCGCGGCGCACTACTTCCTCAAGGCCCGCACGTCAAAAGGCCGGCTGATCGATTCGGTGGCGCGCTTCCATATCGGCAACGGCGCGCGGCTGGAAAAGATCGACTGGCTCGGCGACCTTTCGCCCAAGGGCCTTCGCGAATCCGCAGGCATCATGGTCAACTATCTCTACCGCCTCGAAGACATCGAGAAGAACCACGAAGCCTATGCCAACCAGGGCGAGATCGCCGCTTCCAGCACGGTGAAGAAAATGCTCAAGACCGAGGGCCGGCGGCTACTCGATATGCGGCTGTCGCTGACCGGCGAGTAA
- a CDS encoding AraC family transcriptional regulator: MNIAEKPIAAIIGRLTTTGDGIHMIANTYKKGVRLHTHMHREAQLVYAARGTMQVTTPKGRWLVPPDRAVWVPAQSEHAIDVLADIDMRTLYFELDWLQREARSHSLEAEFVVRVSPLLHQTILALFDDRGDRERTALLLRLAMMELDQAEDSTTFIPLPREPRCRRAADIVLADPTADHEIDNLASEVGTSVRTLSRLFSSETQLSFKSWCQRARIAAAIEKLSTDAGVSVKQLASNLGYASAPAFSHAFRQVTGKTPTEFIGKE; the protein is encoded by the coding sequence ATGAATATCGCCGAAAAGCCAATTGCCGCCATCATAGGCCGCCTGACCACGACCGGCGACGGCATCCACATGATCGCCAATACCTACAAGAAGGGCGTCCGGCTCCACACCCACATGCACCGCGAGGCACAGCTGGTCTATGCCGCCCGGGGCACGATGCAGGTGACGACGCCGAAGGGCCGCTGGCTGGTGCCGCCGGACCGCGCCGTCTGGGTGCCCGCGCAGTCGGAGCACGCGATCGACGTGCTGGCCGATATCGACATGCGGACGCTTTATTTCGAGCTCGACTGGCTGCAGCGCGAGGCACGCAGCCACAGCCTGGAGGCGGAATTCGTGGTGCGGGTGTCGCCCCTGCTGCACCAGACCATCCTGGCCCTGTTCGACGATCGCGGCGACCGCGAACGGACCGCGCTGCTGCTGCGGCTGGCGATGATGGAGTTGGACCAGGCAGAGGATTCCACCACCTTCATCCCGCTGCCGCGCGAGCCGCGCTGCCGGCGCGCCGCGGACATCGTGCTGGCCGACCCCACGGCTGACCATGAGATCGACAATCTGGCGAGCGAGGTCGGCACCTCGGTGCGAACGTTGTCGCGGCTGTTCTCGTCGGAAACACAATTGAGCTTCAAGAGCTGGTGCCAGCGCGCCCGAATCGCCGCAGCGATCGAAAAGCTCTCGACCGACGCCGGGGTTTCCGTCAAGCAGCTTGCCTCGAATCTAGGCTACGCCAGCGCGCCCGCGTTTTCCCATGCCTTCCGGCAGGTGACCGGAAAAACGCCGACGGAATTCATCGGCAAGGAGTAA
- a CDS encoding MFS transporter: MNSHSRVITFVNAAHFIDHYAMLIFAAAVIIMGPALGMAYSELLPYATPGFVAFGAGSLITGWLGDRWSRRHMMVIFFFGIGLAMISVGFVQTPLQLGAALLAIGLFASIYHPVGTAMIVSYADKLGREMGLNGVWGNLGVASSALVTGVIGQYLGWRAAFVVPGIITILLGVAFALMVVHEDRTGTRQAAAQARIAKQDMWRVFLALLIVVIAISTTFNAITVAMPKLFAERLAGLTSSPAMLGIIAAGVYVFGAMTQYTIGKLIDRYSLKTVMLPLSFVLAPFMYFAATLSNLPLIIAAIGIVMGAFGQVTVNDAMVGKYTTDEWRSRAYSLRYFVGFTAAGASVGLVAWLYERGGFATMLQAFGALCLLVIVAAIILPQEIKVPAAQAK, translated from the coding sequence ATGAACAGCCACTCCAGGGTGATTACCTTCGTCAACGCTGCCCATTTCATCGACCATTATGCGATGCTGATCTTCGCCGCCGCCGTCATCATCATGGGGCCGGCGCTCGGCATGGCCTATTCGGAGCTGTTGCCTTACGCCACCCCCGGTTTCGTCGCCTTCGGCGCCGGCTCGCTGATCACAGGCTGGCTCGGTGACCGCTGGAGCCGCCGCCACATGATGGTGATCTTCTTCTTCGGCATCGGCTTGGCGATGATCTCGGTCGGCTTCGTCCAGACGCCGCTGCAGCTCGGCGCGGCGCTGCTGGCGATCGGCCTGTTCGCCTCGATCTACCACCCGGTCGGGACCGCGATGATCGTATCTTATGCTGACAAGCTCGGCCGCGAGATGGGCCTGAACGGGGTCTGGGGCAATCTCGGCGTCGCATCCTCGGCGCTGGTCACCGGCGTGATCGGGCAGTATCTCGGCTGGCGCGCCGCCTTCGTCGTCCCCGGGATCATCACGATTCTGCTCGGCGTCGCCTTTGCGCTGATGGTGGTGCACGAGGACCGCACCGGCACGCGGCAGGCGGCGGCCCAGGCGCGCATCGCCAAGCAGGACATGTGGCGGGTGTTCCTGGCCTTGCTGATCGTGGTGATCGCGATCTCCACCACCTTCAACGCCATCACCGTGGCGATGCCAAAGCTATTCGCCGAGCGTCTGGCCGGACTGACCAGCAGCCCGGCCATGCTCGGGATCATCGCTGCCGGCGTCTATGTGTTCGGCGCGATGACGCAATACACCATCGGCAAGCTGATCGACCGTTATTCGCTGAAGACGGTGATGCTGCCGCTGTCGTTCGTGCTGGCGCCGTTCATGTATTTTGCGGCGACGCTGTCGAACCTGCCGCTGATCATCGCCGCCATCGGCATCGTGATGGGCGCGTTCGGCCAGGTCACTGTCAATGACGCCATGGTCGGCAAGTACACCACCGACGAATGGCGCTCGCGCGCCTATTCGTTGCGCTATTTCGTCGGCTTCACCGCAGCGGGCGCCTCGGTCGGGCTGGTGGCCTGGCTCTACGAGCGGGGCGGTTTTGCCACCATGCTGCAGGCGTTCGGCGCGCTGTGCCTCTTGGTGATCGTGGCCGCGATCATCCTGCCGCAGGAGATCAAGGTGCCGGCGGCACAGGCGAAATAA
- a CDS encoding GMC family oxidoreductase codes for MRKAGFDAEFDVVVVGGGSAGCVLSARLTENPKVSLCVIEAGGRDRNPWIHIPMGFGKLVPNPRMNWGYETEPEPGLGGRTVIWPRGKVLGGSGSINGLVFLRGAPSDYDEWQRLGARGWSYRDVLPYFKRMEHCVDGANDWRGIGGPMTVSNIKRPSTTARAFVEACERLQYQRNPDFNGERIDGVGFAPLNVHNGWRRSTAVGYLKPNLNRKNLELMTKTQVRRILLDGNRAIGVEVERDGRIQRIGARRELVISGGAINSPVLLLASGIGPAAELANVGIDVKHDLPGVGKNLQDHYQSSFTFKTNATDTLNEAVMSPVKSVKLALEWLLRGSGQLSVGATEATLFAKSSPTEPVPDIQYQCLNFSTDSFKTGLHRWPGFTFIFSVCRPKSRGEITLRDAEGRTPPRIRANYLTDPDDVRIMVAAFRIARQIVATDPFRSLVTEQIRPASDVTSDEQIADYVRKFGSTVYHPCGTCRMGEDDRAVVDSELRVRGIDGLRVVDASVMPAMPSPNIHPATIMVAEKSSDIIARSLAG; via the coding sequence ATGCGTAAGGCCGGGTTTGATGCGGAATTCGATGTCGTCGTGGTCGGTGGCGGTTCCGCGGGCTGTGTGCTGTCGGCGCGGCTGACGGAAAATCCGAAGGTGTCGCTGTGCGTCATCGAGGCCGGCGGACGCGATCGCAACCCCTGGATCCATATTCCGATGGGCTTTGGAAAGCTGGTCCCGAACCCCAGGATGAACTGGGGTTACGAGACCGAACCCGAGCCGGGTCTTGGCGGGCGAACCGTGATCTGGCCGCGCGGCAAGGTGTTGGGCGGTTCCGGCTCCATCAACGGCCTCGTCTTCCTGCGCGGCGCACCCAGCGATTATGACGAATGGCAGCGTCTCGGCGCACGCGGCTGGAGCTACCGCGACGTGCTGCCCTATTTCAAGCGGATGGAGCACTGCGTCGATGGCGCCAACGATTGGCGCGGCATCGGCGGCCCGATGACGGTGTCGAACATCAAACGCCCCTCGACGACGGCAAGGGCCTTCGTGGAGGCCTGCGAGCGCCTGCAGTACCAGCGCAACCCCGACTTCAACGGCGAGCGCATCGACGGCGTCGGCTTCGCACCGCTCAACGTCCATAACGGCTGGCGCCGCTCGACGGCGGTCGGATATCTCAAGCCGAACCTCAATCGCAAAAACCTTGAGCTGATGACGAAGACCCAGGTCCGCCGCATCCTGCTCGACGGCAACCGCGCCATCGGCGTTGAAGTCGAGCGGGACGGCCGGATCCAGCGCATTGGCGCCCGGCGCGAGCTGGTCATCTCGGGCGGTGCGATCAATTCGCCGGTGCTGCTGCTCGCCTCCGGCATCGGCCCGGCCGCGGAGCTGGCCAACGTCGGCATCGACGTGAAACACGATCTTCCCGGCGTCGGCAAGAACTTGCAGGACCACTATCAATCGAGCTTCACGTTCAAGACCAACGCGACCGATACGCTGAACGAGGCCGTGATGAGCCCGGTCAAGTCGGTCAAGCTCGCCCTCGAATGGCTGCTCCGGGGATCGGGACAGCTCTCGGTCGGCGCGACCGAGGCGACGCTGTTTGCCAAATCAAGTCCCACTGAGCCGGTGCCCGACATCCAGTACCAGTGTCTGAATTTTTCGACCGACAGTTTCAAGACCGGGCTGCATCGCTGGCCGGGATTCACCTTCATCTTCAGCGTCTGCCGGCCGAAGAGCCGGGGCGAGATCACGCTGCGCGACGCGGAAGGGCGCACGCCGCCGCGGATCCGGGCCAATTACCTGACCGACCCCGACGACGTGCGCATTATGGTCGCGGCCTTCCGCATCGCCCGGCAGATCGTCGCGACCGATCCGTTCCGCTCGCTGGTGACCGAACAGATCAGGCCCGCTTCAGACGTTACAAGCGATGAACAGATTGCCGATTACGTCCGGAAATTCGGTTCAACCGTCTATCATCCCTGCGGCACCTGCCGGATGGGCGAGGACGACCGCGCCGTGGTCGACAGCGAACTCCGCGTCCGCGGCATCGACGGCCTGCGCGTGGTCGACGCGTCGGTGATGCCGGCGATGCCCTCGCCGAACATTCACCCGGCGACGATCATGGTCGCGGAGAAAAGCTCCGATATCATTGCAAGATCGCTGGCGGGCTGA